In the genome of Deltaproteobacteria bacterium, one region contains:
- a CDS encoding class I SAM-dependent methyltransferase, with the protein MKIRESGMPEQEMWERFFDPRSILLTLGMTSQTGDVAEFGCGYGTFTLPAAQIIKGTIFAIDIEPDLISVVGDKARKQHLNNINPVLQDFMTDGSGLPDESVDYVMLFNILHLDNPAVLLAEAWRILKQGGIAGIIHWNHDPFTPRGPSLAIRPKPEDCMQWAQSAGFHNPIRYDLKPYHYGITFVK; encoded by the coding sequence ATGAAGATACGCGAAAGCGGGATGCCGGAACAGGAAATGTGGGAAAGGTTCTTTGATCCCCGCAGTATTCTTTTGACTCTTGGTATGACTTCCCAAACAGGTGATGTCGCGGAATTTGGATGCGGTTATGGGACATTTACTTTGCCCGCAGCCCAAATAATCAAAGGAACAATCTTCGCGATAGACATCGAGCCTGATTTAATCAGTGTGGTTGGAGACAAGGCGAGGAAGCAACATCTGAATAATATCAATCCCGTTCTGCAGGATTTTATGACTGACGGCTCGGGGTTGCCGGATGAAAGCGTGGATTATGTCATGCTTTTCAATATCCTTCACCTTGATAATCCAGCAGTACTGTTAGCCGAAGCATGGAGGATTTTGAAGCAGGGAGGCATAGCAGGGATTATCCATTGGAATCATGATCCTTTTACACCCAGAGGCCCTTCCTTAGCCATTCGCCCGAAACCGGAAGATTGTATGCAATGGGCACAGAGTGCCGGATTTCATAACCCGATCCGGTATGACTTAAAACCGTATCATTACGGTATCACTTTCGTGAAGTAG
- a CDS encoding DsrE family protein: protein MKVLIVLNDAPYGNEKSYNALRLAMALQKEPFNIQVNVFLMADAVYCALADQTTPQGYYNIERMVKSVISTGGKVKACGTCANARGVSNLQLVEGSEISTMAELSQWTVEADKVFTF from the coding sequence ATGAAAGTTTTAATTGTTCTGAATGATGCCCCGTACGGGAACGAGAAATCCTACAATGCTCTGCGGCTTGCGATGGCTCTTCAGAAGGAGCCTTTTAATATACAGGTAAATGTATTTTTAATGGCAGATGCTGTTTATTGTGCACTGGCAGATCAGACAACTCCACAGGGCTATTACAACATAGAGCGCATGGTAAAATCTGTCATAAGTACAGGTGGAAAGGTTAAAGCATGCGGAACGTGCGCAAATGCCCGGGGTGTCTCAAATCTTCAGCTTGTCGAAGGGTCAGAGATCAGCACTATGGCGGAACTCTCCCAATGGACTGTCGAAGCCGATAAGGTGTTCACGTTTTGA